One genomic segment of Catalinimonas alkaloidigena includes these proteins:
- a CDS encoding RagB/SusD family nutrient uptake outer membrane protein, which produces MKLNIIYIFMLASTLLLSCNDDFLEYEPKGVLSDENVAAPENIEGLVTAAYAGIANDEMIGPITSSWVYGSVRSDDAYKAGGGVSDVIDIHFLEQYNLVQPQTGDNWMGPLTFTNHYKAISRTNFALRAINETEDFELKATRSGELRFLRGHSYFMLKQLFKYIPYIDETKSPEEILEISNREFTNDELWNKIAEDFQFAIDNLPETQPEVGRANQLAAKAYLAKVRLYQAYEQDENHQVTNINTSRLEEVVQLTQDVINSGQYSLQSDFAENFLNGFDNGPESIFAAQFSIADGTTTGRVSFVTGLNSPHGAPEYGCCGFHYASQNMVNAFKTNEEGLPMFDTFNEEDMIEPEDFQTNGVDPRLDHTVGVPGHPFKYNPDFLYQESWARDPGVYGFFGNMKEQQLSDCSCFLKQGPFIGTSKNIDFIRYADVLLMQAEALIELGRQNEALPLINQLRARAAASTERLQHADGSNPSNYRIEEYVDGVNINWTQENAREALRWERRLEFAMESPRFFDLVRWGIAEETLNAYLSEERSKRDYLTNAEFTAGRDEYLPIPQREIDFTKGLYVQNPGY; this is translated from the coding sequence ATGAAACTCAATATTATATATATTTTCATGTTAGCGTCTACGCTACTCTTGTCCTGTAATGACGATTTTCTGGAGTACGAACCCAAAGGCGTATTGTCTGATGAAAATGTGGCTGCGCCCGAAAATATAGAAGGCTTGGTCACCGCCGCCTACGCGGGTATCGCCAATGACGAGATGATTGGGCCTATCACCAGCAGTTGGGTCTATGGCAGTGTACGCTCCGACGATGCCTACAAAGCCGGAGGGGGAGTATCCGATGTAATCGACATCCATTTCCTGGAGCAGTACAATCTGGTGCAGCCCCAGACCGGGGATAACTGGATGGGGCCATTGACTTTTACTAATCATTATAAGGCCATTTCCAGGACAAACTTTGCCCTTCGGGCCATTAATGAAACGGAAGATTTTGAGCTAAAAGCTACTCGTAGCGGAGAGTTACGCTTCCTTAGAGGTCATTCATATTTCATGCTCAAACAGCTCTTCAAGTATATTCCCTATATAGACGAGACCAAGTCACCTGAAGAAATTCTTGAAATATCTAATCGGGAATTTACCAATGATGAACTGTGGAATAAAATCGCTGAAGACTTTCAGTTTGCCATAGACAACCTGCCGGAGACGCAGCCGGAAGTAGGCAGAGCCAACCAACTGGCTGCTAAGGCTTACCTGGCAAAAGTTCGTCTGTATCAGGCATATGAGCAGGATGAAAACCATCAGGTCACCAACATCAACACTTCCCGTCTGGAAGAAGTGGTGCAGTTGACGCAGGATGTAATTAATTCAGGCCAGTACAGTCTACAGTCTGACTTTGCTGAAAACTTCCTGAATGGCTTTGACAATGGTCCTGAGTCTATTTTCGCGGCGCAGTTTTCCATTGCTGACGGTACGACCACCGGGCGGGTATCTTTTGTAACCGGCCTGAACTCTCCGCATGGCGCTCCGGAATATGGCTGCTGTGGTTTCCACTATGCCAGTCAGAACATGGTGAATGCTTTCAAAACCAATGAAGAGGGTCTGCCTATGTTTGATACCTTCAATGAGGAGGACATGATTGAACCGGAAGACTTTCAGACCAATGGGGTAGATCCACGCTTGGACCATACCGTAGGCGTGCCGGGCCATCCCTTTAAGTATAACCCTGATTTTCTCTATCAGGAAAGCTGGGCCAGAGATCCGGGCGTATATGGTTTCTTTGGCAACATGAAAGAGCAGCAGTTGTCCGACTGTTCATGCTTCCTCAAACAGGGTCCCTTCATTGGTACTTCTAAAAACATAGACTTTATCCGTTATGCCGATGTACTGCTGATGCAGGCCGAAGCATTGATAGAATTAGGTCGTCAGAATGAAGCCTTGCCACTCATCAACCAGCTGCGTGCCAGAGCGGCAGCCAGCACAGAAAGGCTACAACATGCTGATGGCAGCAACCCTTCCAACTACCGTATTGAAGAATATGTGGATGGTGTCAACATCAACTGGACGCAGGAGAATGCCAGAGAAGCCCTGCGTTGGGAGCGTCGTCTTGAATTTGCGATGGAAAGCCCTCGTTTCTTTGACCTGGTGCGTTGGGGCATCGCGGAAGAAACTCTCAATGCCTATCTGTCTGAAGAAAGAAGCAAACGGGATTACCTGACCAACGCGGAATTTACCGCTGGCCGGGATGAATATCTACCCATTCCGCAGCGGGAGATAGATTTTACTAAAGGCTTGTATGTACAAAATCCTGGTTATTAA
- a CDS encoding glycoside hydrolase family 32 protein: MRHLLFLTPFLLFMACQPETTEHTAQVASDTLTGEQHRPRYHFTPPEQWMNDPNGMVYYDGEYHLFYQHYPDSNVWGPMHWGHAVSEDLVHWEHLPIALYPDSLGMIFSGSAVADLENTSGFGTAEDSPLIAIFTYHDAEAAEAGANDHQTQGIAFSTDRGRSWEKYEGNPVVENPGIKDFRDPKVFWYAPDQKWVMIFAAADRVRIYNSPDLKNWEFQSEFGENSGDHGGVWECPDLFPLMVNGEEKWVMLLSINPGGPNGGSATQYFVGDFDGETFANDNPEETTLWVDYGKDNYAGVSWSNVPENDGRRIFLGWMSNWQYANVVPTYSWRSAMTVARKLELADTPEGIRLISLPVEELHQLRADSYSLEPRSIPNELSLTEFTEWQTPAKEVMLEFVIPEGAEGLDFGIVISNSLGEEVRIGYDQAQQQYYFDRTKAGKMDFSEDFAGRFPAPRIAGSDTIKMHLYVDVASAELFADDGKTVMTNIFFPNENFQQLGLYSENGEVQLVSGTLYNLSPATIAME, translated from the coding sequence ATGAGACACCTATTATTTCTTACTCCTTTTCTTCTTTTCATGGCCTGCCAGCCCGAAACTACTGAACATACTGCGCAAGTTGCTTCGGATACACTGACGGGTGAACAACATCGCCCACGCTACCATTTTACCCCTCCCGAGCAATGGATGAACGATCCCAATGGTATGGTGTATTACGATGGAGAATACCATCTGTTTTACCAGCATTATCCCGACAGTAATGTATGGGGACCTATGCACTGGGGACATGCTGTCAGCGAGGATCTGGTCCATTGGGAGCACCTGCCCATCGCCTTGTATCCCGATAGCCTGGGCATGATTTTTTCAGGAAGCGCTGTCGCTGATCTGGAGAATACTTCCGGTTTTGGTACTGCTGAAGACTCTCCGCTGATTGCTATTTTTACATATCATGATGCGGAAGCGGCTGAAGCCGGAGCCAATGATCATCAGACACAGGGTATAGCCTTTAGCACCGACCGGGGGCGAAGCTGGGAAAAGTATGAAGGGAATCCGGTGGTAGAAAATCCGGGAATTAAAGACTTCCGCGATCCTAAAGTGTTCTGGTATGCGCCTGACCAAAAGTGGGTCATGATTTTTGCGGCAGCCGACCGGGTACGTATTTACAATTCACCAGACCTGAAAAACTGGGAGTTCCAGTCTGAGTTTGGCGAAAACAGTGGTGATCATGGCGGAGTGTGGGAATGTCCTGACCTATTTCCTTTGATGGTAAATGGAGAAGAAAAGTGGGTCATGCTGCTGAGTATCAATCCCGGAGGGCCTAACGGAGGCTCAGCTACACAGTACTTTGTTGGTGATTTTGATGGAGAAACTTTTGCCAATGACAATCCCGAAGAGACTACGCTGTGGGTAGATTATGGCAAAGACAATTACGCTGGCGTAAGCTGGTCTAACGTACCGGAAAACGATGGGCGGCGTATCTTCCTCGGCTGGATGAGCAACTGGCAATATGCCAATGTAGTACCTACCTATAGCTGGCGCTCTGCCATGACAGTAGCCCGTAAGCTGGAGCTGGCAGATACTCCTGAAGGTATTCGTCTTATCTCATTGCCGGTAGAAGAATTACATCAGTTGAGAGCTGATTCCTATAGCCTGGAGCCCAGAAGTATTCCCAATGAATTATCACTTACAGAGTTTACCGAATGGCAAACTCCCGCCAAAGAAGTAATGCTGGAGTTTGTGATTCCTGAAGGTGCAGAAGGTTTGGATTTTGGCATAGTCATTTCCAATAGTCTGGGAGAAGAAGTCCGCATAGGCTATGATCAGGCACAGCAGCAATACTATTTTGACCGAACCAAAGCCGGTAAAATGGATTTCTCTGAAGACTTTGCCGGAAGATTCCCCGCGCCCCGGATCGCTGGCTCAGATACCATCAAAATGCACCTTTATGTTGATGTTGCCTCTGCCGAGCTGTTTGCCGACGACGGCAAAACGGTGATGACCAACATCTTTTTTCCCAATGAAAACTTCCAGCAGCTAGGTTTGTATTCAGAAAATGGAGAGGTACAACTCGTGTCCGGTACCCTCTATAATCTCAGCCCTGCGACTATAGCTATGGAATAA
- a CDS encoding GIY-YIG nuclease family protein, translating into MKGGYTYVMRNVTRTALYVGVTDDIRRRNSEHQEGIGSALTKKYRCKYLLYYEWFDKITEAIASEKQLKNWKREWKLNLIRETNPKLRDLRNNI; encoded by the coding sequence ATGAAAGGAGGCTATACGTATGTAATGCGCAATGTAACCAGAACAGCATTGTATGTCGGAGTGACTGATGATATCCGAAGGAGAAACTCTGAGCATCAAGAGGGAATTGGTTCTGCGCTTACCAAAAAATACCGCTGCAAATATCTATTGTATTACGAGTGGTTTGACAAGATCACAGAAGCTATAGCCAGTGAGAAGCAATTGAAAAACTGGAAACGTGAATGGAAACTCAACCTCATTCGGGAAACTAATCCCAAACTAAGAGATCTGAGGAATAACATTTGA
- a CDS encoding GH92 family glycosyl hydrolase yields MKNIALCLLAVVFAAACSSDSRTTTYSPDDPLSYVNPLIGTAASTTESAQLHSEAGSELRGQTFPAVGVPFGMAQWTPQTQDTEEKCLSPYYYKDGSIQGFRGSRWMSGSCTQDYGSVTIMALNGELKVKPHERASSFSHDTEIATPSYYSVGLADYQIQAEVTAVSRAAMLRFTPQTDESTYLLIEPNSDEGEGYVRVIPESNEIVGYNPVHRIYQGWGESAGFSGYFVIQFEQPMESYGVWRGGVIMEDTDRTEGEGQAVGAYVEMPAAEGTSLMVRVGMSHTSLDQARKNMQAEIIGWDFEQVRQASEDAWRQQLNKVQVSGGSDEEKSMFYTALYHAMLLPRLFSDEDGAYVAFGESKNVFQAEGFDYYADFSMWDTFRALHPLHTILNPEKTNDMIRSLIDKGVQGGAWLPIFPAWNSYTSAMIGDHVTAMIGDAWMKGIDDFDQELAYSLMRKNAFQTNTDRESYLNGQGRRAMESYLEYGYIPLEDSVPDSFHQREQVSRTLEYAFDDFVLSQVAQRLGRQEDYEILKERAKNYQYVFDTTTGYVRGRYADGSWVEPFDPFASRASFITEGSPYQYTWYVPHDVAGLMELMGGKEKFVQKLDTLFEQRYYWHGNEPGHQTVYLYAYAGAPWKTQKWVRDIIREEYSAEPGGLSGNEDAGQMSAWLVCSMMGFYPVAPGMPYYVIGSPVFETTAINMSNGSAFTITANNNSDENRYIQSATLNGEPLERSYLLHEEIMQGGELVLEMGDEPNKEWASEQLPPSMGEKM; encoded by the coding sequence ATGAAAAATATCGCACTTTGCCTGCTGGCTGTTGTTTTTGCAGCCGCCTGCTCTTCCGATAGTCGGACTACTACGTATTCGCCTGATGATCCTTTAAGCTATGTCAATCCGCTGATTGGCACAGCGGCCAGCACCACTGAGAGTGCACAACTGCATAGCGAAGCGGGTTCGGAACTGAGAGGACAAACTTTCCCGGCAGTAGGCGTGCCCTTTGGCATGGCACAGTGGACACCACAGACCCAGGATACTGAAGAGAAGTGTCTCTCTCCCTATTACTACAAAGACGGCAGCATACAGGGTTTTCGCGGCAGCCGCTGGATGAGCGGATCCTGCACGCAGGATTACGGCAGCGTGACCATTATGGCGCTGAATGGCGAGCTCAAGGTAAAACCTCATGAAAGAGCTTCTTCTTTTTCGCATGACACCGAAATAGCTACTCCCTCTTATTATTCGGTGGGATTAGCCGACTACCAGATACAGGCAGAAGTAACGGCGGTCTCCCGGGCAGCCATGCTGCGCTTTACACCCCAAACAGATGAATCTACCTACCTCCTCATAGAACCCAACAGTGATGAAGGGGAAGGCTATGTGCGGGTGATACCGGAAAGTAACGAGATTGTTGGCTATAACCCGGTGCACCGTATCTATCAGGGCTGGGGCGAAAGCGCGGGTTTCAGCGGCTACTTTGTCATTCAGTTTGAGCAGCCTATGGAAAGCTATGGCGTCTGGAGAGGAGGTGTAATTATGGAAGATACTGACCGAACAGAAGGAGAAGGACAGGCGGTAGGTGCCTATGTGGAGATGCCTGCGGCAGAAGGAACGTCTTTGATGGTGAGAGTAGGCATGTCACACACCAGCCTGGACCAGGCTCGCAAAAACATGCAGGCGGAAATCATCGGCTGGGATTTTGAGCAGGTGAGACAAGCTTCAGAGGATGCCTGGCGACAGCAGCTCAACAAAGTGCAGGTAAGCGGAGGCAGTGATGAAGAAAAAAGCATGTTCTACACAGCCCTCTACCATGCGATGTTATTGCCCAGGCTGTTCAGCGATGAAGATGGAGCTTATGTGGCTTTCGGTGAATCTAAAAATGTTTTCCAGGCAGAAGGCTTTGACTATTATGCGGATTTCTCCATGTGGGATACTTTCCGCGCACTCCATCCTTTGCACACCATTCTTAACCCCGAGAAAACCAATGATATGATTCGCTCACTAATTGACAAAGGGGTACAGGGGGGAGCGTGGCTGCCTATTTTTCCGGCCTGGAACAGCTACACCTCCGCCATGATTGGCGACCATGTGACCGCCATGATCGGAGATGCCTGGATGAAAGGTATAGATGATTTTGACCAGGAGCTGGCTTACTCCCTGATGCGTAAAAATGCTTTCCAGACCAACACCGACCGGGAAAGCTACCTCAATGGGCAGGGCAGAAGGGCGATGGAGTCTTATCTGGAGTACGGTTATATTCCGCTGGAAGACTCAGTACCCGATTCCTTTCATCAGAGAGAGCAGGTGTCGCGTACGCTGGAGTATGCTTTTGATGACTTTGTGCTTTCGCAGGTAGCCCAAAGGTTAGGGAGGCAGGAAGATTATGAAATATTGAAAGAGAGAGCCAAAAACTATCAGTACGTATTTGATACTACCACCGGCTATGTACGCGGGCGATATGCTGATGGTAGCTGGGTAGAACCTTTTGATCCCTTCGCCTCCCGTGCCAGCTTCATTACCGAAGGCTCACCTTATCAGTATACCTGGTACGTCCCCCATGATGTAGCTGGTCTGATGGAGTTGATGGGAGGAAAGGAAAAGTTCGTGCAGAAGCTGGATACGCTCTTTGAGCAGCGTTACTATTGGCATGGCAATGAACCCGGTCACCAGACGGTTTACCTCTATGCCTATGCGGGAGCTCCCTGGAAAACCCAAAAGTGGGTCCGTGACATCATCCGGGAAGAGTACAGTGCTGAGCCGGGAGGCTTGAGCGGGAATGAAGATGCCGGACAGATGTCGGCCTGGCTGGTCTGTAGCATGATGGGCTTTTATCCGGTAGCACCGGGCATGCCCTACTATGTGATAGGTAGCCCTGTCTTTGAGACAACCGCTATCAATATGAGCAATGGTAGTGCTTTTACCATCACGGCCAACAACAATTCCGATGAAAACCGCTATATCCAGTCCGCTACGCTGAATGGCGAGCCTCTGGAGCGCAGCTATCTACTGCATGAGGAGATCATGCAAGGCGGCGAGCTGGTACTGGAAATGGGTGATGAACCTAATAAGGAATGGGCTAGCGAGCAGCTGCCTCCTTCTATGGGGGAGAAAATGTAA
- a CDS encoding histidinol-phosphatase, producing MRTLILLVFLVSFSISSQAQQWYKGNLHTHSYWSDGDDFPEMIMGWYKSQGYHFIGLSDHNTLAEGEKWKLIPDSHAHRQGFQKYLDKYGEEWVEYKKERNDRIRVKLKTLAEYRPLFEEEGEFLIIQSEEVTDAYEDKPIHMNVTNVQELIEPEHGNSVTEVMQNNINAVNRQRQKTGVPMFPHINHPNFGWAITVDDMIPLTGERFFEVYNGHPLVHNYGDSTHMGMEKLWDILITSYIQAGKPIMYGLATDDAHSYHVYNTEQSNPGRGWVMVRSEALTPEALIAAMEVGDFYSTTGVELEEVTYGNDSLAVKVKEEGGIDYRIQFWGTKKGGAESAEISRDAMGVLLKEVKGTEAHYKLQEDELYVRAKIISTKPKINPFQEGDVEEAWTQPVVFD from the coding sequence ATGCGTACACTTATCCTTCTTGTTTTTTTAGTCTCTTTCAGCATTTCTTCCCAGGCCCAGCAGTGGTATAAAGGCAACCTGCATACGCACTCTTACTGGAGCGATGGTGATGATTTTCCGGAAATGATCATGGGTTGGTACAAATCTCAGGGCTACCACTTTATTGGCTTATCTGATCATAATACGCTGGCAGAAGGCGAAAAGTGGAAGCTTATTCCTGACTCTCATGCCCATCGGCAGGGCTTTCAGAAGTACCTGGACAAATACGGTGAAGAGTGGGTAGAATACAAAAAAGAAAGAAATGATCGTATACGGGTAAAGCTCAAAACTTTGGCAGAATATCGCCCGCTCTTTGAGGAAGAAGGAGAGTTTCTCATCATTCAGTCGGAAGAAGTGACCGATGCCTACGAAGATAAGCCCATCCACATGAATGTGACCAATGTGCAGGAGTTAATTGAGCCCGAGCATGGCAATAGCGTGACGGAAGTGATGCAGAATAATATCAATGCTGTCAACCGGCAACGGCAAAAAACGGGAGTACCGATGTTTCCGCACATCAACCACCCTAATTTTGGCTGGGCCATCACCGTAGACGATATGATTCCGCTGACCGGAGAGCGATTTTTTGAAGTGTACAACGGTCATCCGCTGGTGCATAATTATGGCGACTCTACCCACATGGGCATGGAAAAGCTGTGGGATATCCTGATTACCAGCTATATCCAGGCGGGCAAACCTATCATGTACGGTTTAGCCACCGATGATGCCCACAGTTATCATGTATATAATACCGAACAAAGTAATCCCGGTCGTGGCTGGGTGATGGTAAGGTCTGAAGCGCTCACCCCCGAGGCGCTCATTGCCGCTATGGAAGTGGGAGACTTTTACAGCACTACTGGCGTGGAACTTGAAGAAGTAACTTATGGCAATGACTCGCTGGCCGTAAAAGTAAAAGAAGAGGGCGGCATAGACTACCGCATACAGTTCTGGGGCACCAAAAAAGGGGGCGCGGAAAGTGCTGAAATCAGCCGTGATGCTATGGGCGTACTGCTCAAGGAAGTAAAAGGGACAGAAGCTCACTACAAGCTACAGGAAGATGAGCTCTATGTACGGGCCAAGATTATCTCCACCAAACCCAAAATTAACCCTTTTCAGGAAGGGGATGTAGAGGAGGCCTGGACACAGCCGGTGGTGTTTGATTAA
- a CDS encoding amidohydrolase family protein has translation MNHIIKLSFFVLLLSGCSQQAENEKEVPASDQSITIEIKAVNEDVIPIGEQTIAIVGATLIDGHGGEPVENATVIVRNGEIWKAGQSDSIEVPQDAGVLEAEGLTLMPGLIDAHFHLGNQALPTHFLRNGVTSVRDPGAWIESYANVRASGEPTPRLFLTGPHLDMFPPAYPKNSSIVRDEIEARGQVKKFVAQGASAIKVYFRIPPEIMQAICEEAHQHGIPAVAHLEITSATDAIHAGIDGIEHVTSFGIDMLPYRDAERYRQAVLADNNARRNGRYEVWNSIDLNSSQADSLIQLIVENQTVVSPTLGIFEYQLEGENTDSVKAKGFEKMMAFVGKAKAAGALVVVGSHAIVPYSDFGWAYQREMELLIESGLSNAEVIQAATMENARFLRIEDRLGSIEAGKQADLILVRGNPYEDIQAMYQIEKVMLNGSWVPPLEEEIRD, from the coding sequence ATGAATCATATTATCAAACTAAGCTTCTTTGTCCTTTTATTATCTGGCTGTAGCCAACAGGCTGAAAATGAAAAGGAAGTCCCTGCTTCGGATCAAAGTATTACCATAGAGATCAAAGCCGTCAATGAAGATGTAATTCCTATCGGTGAGCAGACCATTGCTATCGTAGGCGCTACGCTTATTGACGGACATGGAGGTGAGCCTGTGGAGAATGCTACGGTGATCGTCAGAAATGGTGAAATCTGGAAAGCAGGGCAAAGCGATAGCATAGAAGTACCACAGGATGCTGGAGTATTGGAAGCCGAAGGTTTAACACTGATGCCTGGATTGATAGACGCGCATTTTCATCTGGGTAACCAGGCTTTGCCTACCCATTTTTTGCGTAATGGCGTTACCTCGGTTAGAGATCCGGGTGCCTGGATAGAAAGTTATGCCAATGTAAGAGCATCCGGAGAACCAACTCCCCGCCTTTTCCTCACCGGGCCGCACCTGGATATGTTTCCCCCTGCCTATCCCAAAAACTCTTCTATCGTGCGGGATGAAATAGAAGCAAGAGGGCAGGTAAAAAAGTTTGTAGCGCAGGGCGCTTCGGCTATCAAAGTGTACTTTCGCATTCCACCAGAAATTATGCAGGCCATTTGTGAAGAAGCCCATCAGCATGGCATTCCTGCCGTTGCCCATCTGGAAATTACTTCTGCTACCGATGCCATTCATGCGGGCATAGATGGTATTGAGCATGTTACTTCTTTTGGCATTGATATGCTGCCTTATCGTGATGCTGAACGTTACCGTCAGGCGGTACTGGCAGATAATAATGCCCGCAGAAATGGTAGATATGAGGTATGGAACAGCATTGACCTGAACAGTTCCCAGGCCGATTCATTAATTCAGCTCATTGTGGAAAATCAGACAGTCGTAAGCCCTACGCTGGGCATATTTGAGTACCAACTGGAAGGGGAAAACACCGATAGCGTAAAGGCAAAAGGTTTTGAAAAGATGATGGCTTTTGTAGGCAAAGCCAAAGCGGCAGGAGCCCTGGTAGTGGTAGGCTCACATGCTATCGTGCCCTACTCTGATTTTGGCTGGGCTTACCAAAGAGAAATGGAGCTGTTGATAGAAAGCGGTCTGAGTAATGCCGAGGTCATACAGGCGGCTACCATGGAAAACGCCCGTTTCCTTCGCATAGAAGACCGTCTGGGCAGCATAGAAGCTGGGAAGCAGGCCGACCTGATTCTCGTGAGAGGCAATCCCTATGAAGACATCCAAGCCATGTACCAGATAGAAAAAGTGATGCTGAATGGCAGTTGGGTGCCTCCTTTGGAGGAAGAGATACGGGATTAA